The genomic window GATAACGGCCCAGTAAAAGCATAAGTAAAAGAAGCACACCAGGGAGAACGGCAAACTTATAGTAGGGGGTTGCGAGCAACGCAACTGATGTGCCGACTATCAGTAGTACAAACAGAGCATATGCCGATCTTGATGCTATAGATTTATAATGCTCTTTCATGGTATTAACAAATTACTTATCTCTGTCCTGAAGGGCTTACCCTTCAGGAGTTGTGTAACAAGAGCTATACCGGATATATTCCACTTTAGAAACTCAAGTACAAAGCCCATAAAATAAAAACTGAAGTTTCTCTTGCCCCCGGTCCTGACAGTCATTACAACAGAGGGGAAGAGCCACAAGACAGATGCGGTTAAAACAACGGTCGATTTGAAAAAAACAACCGCCGAGATGAATAACAGGAAGAAAAATATATGCCAGAAAGAGAGCATAGGATTCCTAAGGGATCTGAATGAAAAGTGCCACAACCTCGCAAACTCAAGGGTACTTCCCTGTCTCCAGAACTCCTTTTTAACAAACTCCCACAGGCTCTTTTCATATCCAAGGTGTATATAAGCAGTATCCGGCACAGACATAACCTTAAAACCCGCCCTTATGGCCCGGAACGTGAAATCCTTGTCCTCACACGTTATCAGGCTCTCGTTGAATCCATTTATCTTTTCAAAGACCTCTCTGTTAACAAATAAATTCCGTCCAGGAAGGAAATCCACCTCCATAAGCCTGCTGCGTTTCAGAAACAGACATTCACTCCATACCTTCCCTAACCATCCAGCGTCTTGAGGAACCCTTTCAACAAAACCCAACACCCCTTTAAAGCCACCTGAAAAAAAGTCCTTCGCCCTGTGAAAGAAATTATCTGGAACCACTATATCGGCATCGAGAAAGACAAGAACATCACCACGCGCCCTTCTACCACCTGAATTCCTGAGGGCTGCAATGGTCTTTCTGACTCCCGAGGTATTTTCAATTACATCTAATCCCTCCTTTTTTGCAATCTCTACAGTGCTGTCAGTTGAACCGTTGTCAACAACGATCAAGTCAAGAATCTCTTCTCCCATGCCGCTTTCCTTTACAGAGCGGATACATTTTCTGATATTAGCAGCTTCATTGTACGCCGGTATAACAACGGAGAAGGTGATGCCCATAATTGTTATTATACCATGCTTTCATAGAGAAAATACTGATGGATCATGTAATGGTTTAAAGGTGATACGGGTCTGTACTTTACAATATACCTGTAGCTGTTTTCCCCTTTTTCCTTAACCTCATGCCGTTTATACACCTCGCCTCTGCAGAGAACGGTTTTTTTTATGTCTCTTTTTCTGTGTATAGATGCCACCCAGGTTTCCATTTTCAACAAAAACCGTCTCTCCCTGAGTTCGCTGTCCGTACGTATCAAAACCGCCTCCTCATTGATATCCACCAGTTCGGCCCTTACATCAAACATGGTGTCTTCCTTGTTGGGAAGGCTCACAAAACTACCGTCGCTGTTTAAGGAGCCACTTCTAAGTGCAGGGCCGATATAGACTGCGGCATTTTTCAGCTTCACCCTCTGTACCGAACGCTTCTCCCTGTACCTGTGAAGTATCTTTACTTTTACAATATCGTTCCATAAAACTTTAATGCCTGTGTACACAATCTTTTTTGCAACGACAAGCATGGTAAAGAATACTACTGCAAAATCCCATATAAACTTCTGTTTCTTCTCTACTAACTTATTATCTATAAGCACACGGATTCGTTTGGGGGAACTATGGGGCGTGAAGAGCTGAGAATATCCAATCAGTCCCGGTTTGACAACGAATCGTTTATCATACCCCCTGATATGCCTGCCGAACTTTTCATATATCTCGGGGCGGACCGGCCGCGGACCCACGAAGTCCATGTCACCCTTCAGTATGTTCAGTAACTGCGGCAGTTCATCTAACCTTGTCTCCCGCAGAAAACGACCAAGGGGAGTCATTACCCTATGCCTGGTCTTATCAAGAATCTCCGCTCCGATTATCTTATCAGCCCCCTGAATAAGGGTGCGGAACTTGTACATTGTAAAGCTTTTTTTTTTCAAACCAAGCCGCGTTCCTGCATAGAACACCGGCCCACCGTCCTGAACTTTAATGAGGATTGCAATCATCAGAAACAGGG from bacterium BMS3Abin08 includes these protein-coding regions:
- a CDS encoding beta-monoglucosyldiacylglycerol synthase, with translation MGITFSVVIPAYNEAANIRKCIRSVKESGMGEEILDLIVVDNGSTDSTVEIAKKEGLDVIENTSGVRKTIAALRNSGGRRARGDVLVFLDADIVVPDNFFHRAKDFFSGGFKGVLGFVERVPQDAGWLGKVWSECLFLKRSRLMEVDFLPGRNLFVNREVFEKINGFNESLITCEDKDFTFRAIRAGFKVMSVPDTAYIHLGYEKSLWEFVKKEFWRQGSTLEFARLWHFSFRSLRNPMLSFWHIFFFLLFISAVVFFKSTVVLTASVLWLFPSVVMTVRTGGKRNFSFYFMGFVLEFLKWNISGIALVTQLLKGKPFRTEISNLLIP
- the wecA gene encoding UDP-N-acetylgalactosamine-undecaprenyl-phosphate N-acetylgalactosaminephosphotransferase gives rise to the protein MVKREKNNYKGGYLKVFSVVNKIFNFLIALFLTLLSSPLFLMIAILIKVQDGGPVFYAGTRLGLKKKSFTMYKFRTLIQGADKIIGAEILDKTRHRVMTPLGRFLRETRLDELPQLLNILKGDMDFVGPRPVRPEIYEKFGRHIRGYDKRFVVKPGLIGYSQLFTPHSSPKRIRVLIDNKLVEKKQKFIWDFAVVFFTMLVVAKKIVYTGIKVLWNDIVKVKILHRYREKRSVQRVKLKNAAVYIGPALRSGSLNSDGSFVSLPNKEDTMFDVRAELVDINEEAVLIRTDSELRERRFLLKMETWVASIHRKRDIKKTVLCRGEVYKRHEVKEKGENSYRYIVKYRPVSPLNHYMIHQYFLYESMV